From the genome of Candidatus Methanoperedens sp., one region includes:
- a CDS encoding DUF5615 family PIN-like protein produces MKVKFLIDECTGKRLAVMLKNAGYDVVFVGDWKHSASDDEVLQKANEEGRILITDDKDFGELVFRLKKPSSGIILIRTSTTNAATRFDLLAILLKSTDVNRKFIVLKDNVIKIRDT; encoded by the coding sequence TTGAAAGTCAAATTTCTAATAGATGAGTGTACAGGCAAGAGGCTTGCAGTCATGTTAAAGAATGCTGGATACGATGTTGTTTTTGTCGGTGACTGGAAACACTCTGCTTCTGACGATGAAGTTCTCCAAAAAGCAAACGAAGAGGGAAGAATTTTGATTACAGACGACAAAGACTTTGGCGAGCTTGTTTTCAGGCTAAAAAAACCTTCCAGTGGAATCATATTAATAAGAACTTCAACTACCAATGCAGCAACAAGATTTGACCTTCTTGCTATACTTTTAAAATCGACCGACGTGAATCGTAAATTTATCGTTTTAAAAGATAATGTAATAAAGATAAGGGATACTTAA
- a CDS encoding DUF433 domain-containing protein: protein MEERIVVNPKIMVGKPIIKGTRIPVDAILRRLADGMSIKDILEEYPNLKEEDIRAALRYVSEVVAGEQIIPIVETV from the coding sequence ATGGAAGAAAGAATAGTCGTAAATCCAAAAATAATGGTTGGGAAGCCTATTATTAAAGGAACGAGAATTCCTGTGGATGCCATATTGAGAAGGCTGGCAGATGGAATGAGTATAAAAGATATACTCGAAGAATATCCAAATCTCAAAGAAGAGGATATAAGGGCTGCTCTCAGGTACGTTTCAGAAGTGGTAGCCGGAGAACAAATAATCCCTATTGTGGAGACGGTTTGA
- a CDS encoding transposase produces MNIRVEKSCGIDVHKAFLSATILTQTGIKDTREFSTSLEGLLDLRNWIVENDCQRVAIESTGIYWIPTYTMLEGKVETIVANPLQIKYIPGRKTDDLDSEWIAEVCLNGQIKPSYVPCREIRDIRELTRTHVKLNQAITAFKNRVHKILQRAGIRISVVLSDIFGKSGTIILNGILDGKSIEQIFGELKSKRIKATEAEIKEAIKGELSQSDIFVVKECLETIGWSGLAPAVNESAGKSSNSHITKRGNKYLRTFLVLAANSIAIGKPNKLRFFYQRLQAKKGRKKAIVALARKLACIVHHLLTNNEKYSEEEMKEKKIKLPKLIPMQDLDFEEMIGILCEAGYTVNKSSVAG; encoded by the coding sequence ATGAATATACGAGTTGAAAAGTCTTGCGGCATAGATGTCCATAAAGCCTTTCTATCAGCAACAATACTGACACAAACTGGTATTAAAGATACAAGGGAATTCAGTACGAGTTTGGAAGGCTTACTGGACTTAAGAAATTGGATAGTAGAGAATGACTGTCAGAGGGTAGCCATAGAATCAACCGGAATTTACTGGATTCCAACCTACACAATGTTAGAAGGTAAAGTTGAAACAATAGTAGCGAACCCTTTACAGATAAAATATATTCCGGGAAGAAAGACAGATGACCTGGATTCGGAATGGATAGCTGAAGTTTGTTTGAATGGTCAGATAAAACCATCCTATGTACCATGCAGAGAAATACGTGATATACGCGAACTCACAAGAACACATGTAAAATTAAACCAGGCAATAACTGCATTCAAGAACAGAGTTCATAAAATATTACAGAGGGCAGGCATTCGGATTTCTGTAGTTCTTTCAGATATATTCGGCAAATCCGGTACCATCATCCTGAACGGTATATTGGATGGTAAATCCATAGAACAAATATTTGGAGAACTCAAAAGCAAACGGATAAAAGCAACGGAGGCTGAAATAAAAGAGGCTATAAAGGGTGAGTTGAGCCAGAGCGACATTTTTGTAGTAAAAGAATGTCTGGAAACGATTGGCTGGAGCGGTCTTGCACCTGCTGTAAATGAGTCAGCAGGAAAATCCTCTAACAGCCACATCACAAAAAGAGGCAATAAATATCTTCGAACGTTTCTTGTTCTGGCAGCAAATTCGATTGCTATTGGAAAACCAAACAAGCTTCGGTTTTTCTACCAGAGACTTCAGGCTAAAAAAGGACGGAAGAAGGCTATAGTTGCCCTTGCCAGGAAGCTTGCATGTATCGTCCATCATCTGCTCACAAACAATGAGAAATATTCTGAGGAAGAAATGAAAGAAAAGAAGATCAAACTTCCGAAGTTAATCCCGATGCAAGACCTTGATTTCGAAGAAATGATAGGAATCCTTTGCGAAGCAGGCTATACCGTTAATAAAAGTTCAGTAGCAGGATAA